From a region of the Zingiber officinale cultivar Zhangliang chromosome 4B, Zo_v1.1, whole genome shotgun sequence genome:
- the LOC121978653 gene encoding wall-associated receptor kinase 3-like encodes MTKKKKNEICMCLLLLLLLAISRADSSINSCTRRCGDVDIPFPFGIESDCFLPGFHVFCNHSKLYSAGNIQILNFSLVEPRATIIQKNAHVHPQKYNNSTGGVYISREMDLTGSPFFFSIRDNIFAAAGCNVVAFFSSSNTLFNTPNGRACVSLCNDTNYNIGVISGYSCSGADGCCRVTDIPLGMKQFTSYLIHDFAGFNGSTTQNSPCLFSSILDVHSFNGTSRWCDLYKRYRGQFPVAVVWSISNSSCEQAKLNPTTYACLSRNSHCLQTYRGYTCGCNDAYEGNPYIEDGCNAKGATRIIKIQFLR; translated from the exons atgacgaagaagaagaagaatgaaatttGCATGTGTCTTCTGTTGCTTTTGCTCTTAGCAATTAGTAGAGCGGACTCCTCGATTAACTCATGCACCAGGCGTTGCGGTGACGTCGACATCCCCTTCCCCTTTGGCATCGAGTCGGACTGCTTCCTTCCCGGATTCCACGTCTTCTGTAACCACTCCAAACTCTACTCAGCTGGCAACATCCAAATCCTCAACTTCAGCCTTGTTGAGCCCCGAGCCACAATAATCCAGAAAAACGCACACGTCCACCCACAAAAGTACAACAACTCCACTGGTGGAGTCTACATCTCAAGGGAGATGGACCTCACCGGCTCGCCTTTCTTCTTCTCCATTAGAGACAACATCTTTGCCGCCGCCGGATGCAACGTCGTCGCCTTCTTCAGCTCGTCCAATACTTTGTTCAACACTCCCAATGGACGTGCCTGCGTCTCTCTCTGCAACGACACCAACTACAATATCGGCGTAATTAGTGGTTATTCTTGCTCTGGCGCCGACGGCTGCTGCCGGGTGACCGATATCCCCTTGGGAATGAAGCAATTCACTTCCTACTTGATCCATGACTTCGCTGGATTTAACGGCTCGACAACCCAAAATTCGCCGTGCCTCTTCTCGTCCATTCTGGATGTGCACTCTTTTAACGGGACGTCACGTTGGTGTGACTTGTATAAGCGATACCGAGGACAGTTTCCGGTCGCCGTCGTCTGGTCCATCTCCAACTCGTCGTGCGAGCAAGCTAAGCTCAATCCCACCACCTATGCGTGCCTGAGTAGGAACAGCCACTGTTTACAAACTTACCGCGGATACACTTGCGGCTGCAATGATGCTTACGAAGGCAATCCTTACATAGAAGACGGATGCAATGCAAAAGGCGCCACGAGGATAA TTAAAATTCAATTCCTAAGATGA
- the LOC121977929 gene encoding wall-associated receptor kinase-like 8, with protein MIVSASSGGSVLICLAIVALWRILKKKNLQNRKKKFYRRNLDLLRKEQSSTDEIVTERMKIYELDELEKATNYFDKTRVVGGGGHGKVYKGILSDQRVVAIKMPKITNESELRQFVNEVFLLSQTNHRNVVKLMGCCLQTEVPLLVFEFISGGTLSDHLRNHEQFSPLSFEDRLRIAYEVARALSYIHSEASITIFHRDVKSSNILLDERNTAKLADFGASRAVTCDKNSITTIVQGTYGYLDPEYHQTGRLTNKSDVYSFGVILAELLTGKLAVPYEKDNDEVRNIVMDFIASLTDNSLLEILDPLVLKEAKEEILQKIARLIERCLKLYGNERPTMKDVEEELKAMRAKKPNVDPNSLEGTASIDNRLDHGVNSLEGTASIHTCFEIEANSLGGTASFHTCFDIEANSLEETALIDSSM; from the coding sequence ATGATTGTTAGTGCAAGTTCTGGGGGCAGCGTGCTTATTTGTTTAGCTATTGTTGCACTCTGGagaattctgaaaaaaaaaaatcttcaaaacAGAAAGAAGAAATTTTACCGAAGAAATTTAGATTTGTTAAGAAAGGAACAATCTTCAACCGATGAAATTGTTACTGAAAGGATGAAGATCTACGAGCTAGATGAATTGGAAAAAGCTACCAATTATTTTGATAAAACTCGAGTTGTTGGGGGTGGAGGTCATGGAAAAGTGTACAAAGGAATTTTATCGGATCAACGCGTAGTTGCCATCAAAATGCCAAAGATAACAAATGAAAGTGAGCTTAGACAGTTCGTTAATGAGGTTTTCCTTCTTTCTCAAACCAATCATAGAAATGTGGTTAAGTTGATGGGGTGTTGCTTGCAAACTGAAGTTCCTTTGCTTGTATTTGAGTTCATATCAGGCGGAACGCTCTCTGATCATCTTCGTAATCACGAGCAATTCTCACCTTTATCATTTGAAGATCGTTTAAGGATTGCCTACGAAGTTGCTAGAGCATTATCCTATATACACTCAGAAGCTTCCATAACAATTTTCCATAGAGATGTGAAATCATCCAACATTCTACTTGATGAAAGAAACACTGCAAAACTAGCAGATTTTGGTGCTTCAAGGGCTGTTACTTGCGATAAGAATTCAATAACTACTATTGTTCAAGGAACTTATGGATACTTGGATCCTGAGTACCATCAAACAGGAAGATTAACTAACAAGAGTGATGTTTATAGCTTTGGAGTCATTCTTGCAGAGCTTTTGACTGGGAAATTGGCGGTTCCTTACGAAAAAGATAATGATGAGGTGAGAAACATCGTTATGGATTTCATTGCTTCATTGACGGATAATTCACTTCTTGAGATCCTAGATCCTCTAGTTTTAAAGGAAGCAAAAGAAGAAATTCTTCAAAAAATTGCAAGACTCATAGAGAGGTGCCTCAAACTATATGGGAATGAACGACCAACAATGAAGGACGTGGAGGAAGAACTCAAAGCTATGAGAGCAAAGAAACCAAACGTTGATCCTAATAGCCTGGAAGGAACTGCATCAATTGATAATCGCTTAGATCATGGTGTTAATAGTCTTGAAGGAACTGCATCAATTCATACTTGCTTTGAAATTGAAGCTAATAGTCTTGGAGGCACTGCATCATTTCATACTTGCTTTGATATTGAAGCTAATAGTCTTGAAGAAACTGCATTAATTGATAGTTCCATGTAG